From Streptomyces sp. 6-11-2, one genomic window encodes:
- a CDS encoding SpoIIE family protein phosphatase — translation MTDRERLHETAGGAVARGGAWLDVLPVALVATDEDGLITEWGMSAPEVLGYAPREAVGREAVELLVPAEGRERARALLAGLESGRSMIGSLTVRHRDGSPVELEVWACPAGSGGRAMLVFAVGAAAARRARGVRASSEAMFTGSRVGLAVFDTELRFQQVNPALVAMNGVPEAAHIGRRPAEVMPGVNAWQMEAAMRKVLATGEPVLDFRRIGYTPDAPGHKRVWSCSYLRLDDVCGRPVGLSASVIDVTVHQQDQLATGAGRRRMDLLNEAGARIGTTLDLGRTAQELADVAVPRLADAATVDLLEPLAEGGEIGFDFSEGAAMRRLGLAPHAGSPVTRVLTPVGRTLIFPRRAPYVQALADRQPFVVAQLDERAIAPAARYTDKAFKLLDLGVRSFMMAPLVARGQVLGAATFYRIGPGSAFDDADVALGFELATRAAMCVDNARLYSREHATALTLQRSLLPHRLEDLPGIEVTYCYLPASDVNEVGGDWYDAIPLADGSAALVVGDVMGHGIEAAAAMGHLRSTVRALTRLGLPPAQLLHALEPAVTDQGEALLATCVYCLCDPATGRIRITRAGHPPPAVVDPDGTAHLLQMPAGTPLGIDDIDFATTEFTLAQGSILVLYTDGLIETRGRDLDQRLDHLTRLLTGHHPDLNELRDALITHLIPGPTDDDIALLIARIGHPQHP, via the coding sequence ATGACTGATCGCGAGCGGTTGCACGAGACGGCGGGCGGCGCGGTGGCGCGCGGTGGGGCGTGGCTGGATGTGCTGCCGGTGGCGCTGGTGGCGACGGACGAGGACGGTCTGATCACGGAGTGGGGGATGTCGGCGCCGGAGGTGCTCGGCTATGCGCCGCGGGAGGCCGTCGGGCGGGAGGCGGTTGAGCTGTTGGTCCCGGCCGAGGGCCGGGAGCGGGCGCGTGCGCTGCTGGCCGGGCTGGAGTCCGGCCGCAGCATGATCGGCTCGTTGACGGTGCGGCATCGCGACGGGTCGCCGGTGGAGCTGGAGGTATGGGCGTGCCCGGCTGGTTCCGGCGGTAGGGCCATGCTGGTGTTCGCGGTCGGCGCTGCCGCGGCCCGCAGGGCCCGTGGGGTGCGGGCGTCGTCGGAGGCCATGTTCACCGGCTCGCGGGTGGGGTTGGCGGTCTTCGACACCGAGCTGCGGTTCCAGCAGGTCAATCCGGCCTTGGTGGCGATGAACGGCGTGCCTGAGGCCGCTCATATCGGGCGGCGTCCGGCGGAGGTGATGCCTGGGGTGAACGCTTGGCAGATGGAGGCGGCGATGCGCAAGGTGCTGGCCACCGGTGAGCCGGTGCTCGACTTTCGCCGCATCGGCTACACCCCCGACGCCCCCGGCCACAAGCGGGTGTGGTCGTGCTCGTATCTGCGTCTGGACGACGTCTGCGGCCGGCCGGTAGGCCTCAGTGCCTCGGTCATCGATGTCACCGTTCACCAGCAGGACCAGCTCGCCACGGGCGCCGGCCGCCGGCGGATGGACCTGCTGAACGAGGCCGGGGCGCGGATCGGCACCACCCTGGACCTCGGCCGCACGGCCCAGGAGCTGGCGGACGTGGCCGTGCCCCGGCTGGCGGACGCGGCCACCGTGGACCTGCTGGAGCCGCTCGCCGAGGGCGGCGAAATCGGCTTCGACTTCTCCGAGGGCGCGGCGATGCGTCGCCTCGGGCTGGCCCCGCACGCGGGCTCCCCGGTCACCCGCGTGCTCACCCCGGTCGGGCGCACCCTGATCTTCCCGCGTCGCGCGCCGTATGTGCAGGCGCTGGCCGACCGGCAGCCGTTCGTCGTGGCCCAGCTGGACGAGCGGGCCATCGCCCCAGCCGCCCGGTACACCGACAAGGCCTTCAAATTGCTCGACCTGGGCGTGCGCTCGTTCATGATGGCCCCGCTGGTCGCCCGCGGCCAGGTGCTGGGGGCGGCCACCTTCTACCGCATCGGCCCGGGCTCCGCCTTCGACGACGCGGACGTCGCGCTCGGCTTCGAGCTGGCCACCCGGGCGGCAATGTGCGTCGACAACGCCCGCCTGTACAGCCGGGAGCACGCCACTGCGCTGACCTTGCAGCGCAGCCTGCTCCCCCACCGCTTGGAGGACCTGCCCGGAATCGAAGTCACCTACTGCTACCTGCCCGCCAGCGACGTCAACGAGGTCGGCGGCGACTGGTACGACGCGATCCCCCTGGCCGACGGCAGCGCGGCCCTGGTCGTCGGCGACGTGATGGGTCACGGCATCGAAGCGGCGGCAGCCATGGGACACCTGCGCAGCACCGTGCGGGCCCTGACCCGCCTCGGCCTGCCCCCGGCGCAGCTGCTGCACGCACTGGAGCCGGCCGTCACCGACCAGGGGGAGGCACTGCTGGCCACCTGCGTGTACTGCCTGTGCGATCCGGCGACCGGCCGGATCAGGATCACTCGTGCAGGCCACCCGCCCCCGGCCGTTGTCGACCCCGACGGCACCGCCCACCTGCTGCAGATGCCCGCGGGAACCCCCCTGGGCATCGACGACATCGACTTCGCCACAACCGAGTTCACCCTCGCCCAGGGCAGCATCCTGGTCCTGTACACCGACGGCCTGATCGAAACCCGGGGCCGCGACCTGGACCAGCGCCTGGACCACCTCACCCGCCTACTCACCGGGCACCACCCCGACCTGAACGAACTGCGCGACGCCCTCATCACTCACCTGATCCCCGGCCCGACCGACGACGACATCGCCCTGCTCATCGCCCGCATAGGCCACCCGCAGCATCCCTGA
- a CDS encoding recombinase family protein: MQPLAISHHRTPWEPHSPVGPVSDGSAHTSLHPAGGTHSHSTGARRPGRGPELEAALALAHQFKEAAPDAPVIFTVHELQRLGRFTAELMSLSAELQAGRIQLELLTGPFTGIYDPNGMGAMFFAVLAFAGQIERNYIREKTLKGQVTAAKKGNHGGRPKVVDDDMLTFALALKDKGVPVPDIAKKLTIKTGKNAGTSPSVASLYRAFAEAEQETTA; this comes from the coding sequence GTGCAACCGCTCGCGATCAGTCATCACCGAACCCCATGGGAACCGCACAGCCCCGTAGGCCCAGTATCCGACGGCAGCGCGCACACGTCTCTTCACCCGGCCGGGGGCACACACTCGCACTCCACCGGCGCCCGCCGACCCGGCCGCGGGCCCGAACTGGAGGCCGCGCTCGCGCTGGCCCACCAGTTCAAGGAGGCCGCCCCCGACGCCCCGGTCATCTTCACCGTGCATGAGCTCCAGCGGCTCGGGCGGTTCACCGCGGAGCTGATGTCGCTGTCCGCCGAGCTCCAGGCCGGCCGCATCCAGCTCGAACTCCTCACCGGCCCCTTCACTGGCATCTACGACCCCAACGGCATGGGCGCCATGTTCTTCGCCGTCCTCGCCTTCGCCGGGCAGATCGAGCGCAACTACATCCGGGAGAAGACCCTCAAAGGGCAGGTCACCGCCGCGAAGAAGGGCAATCACGGCGGACGGCCCAAGGTCGTCGACGACGACATGCTCACCTTCGCCCTCGCGCTCAAGGACAAGGGCGTACCCGTCCCCGACATCGCGAAGAAGCTCACCATCAAGACCGGCAAGAACGCAGGCACGAGCCCGTCGGTCGCCTCGCTGTACCGCGCGTTCGCCGAGGCCGAGCAGGAGACGACCGCATGA
- the mihF gene encoding integration host factor, actinobacterial type, whose product MALPPLSPEQRRAALDKAAAARKERAEVKEALKHGKLSLPEVLASDSEVIRKMPVRALLESLPDIGRVRAQKILTELGISDSRRMRGLGIKQRERLLERFAPQR is encoded by the coding sequence ATGGCACTCCCCCCGCTCAGTCCCGAACAGCGCCGAGCCGCGCTCGACAAGGCCGCCGCCGCACGTAAGGAGCGCGCCGAAGTCAAGGAGGCCCTCAAGCACGGCAAGCTGTCGCTGCCCGAGGTGCTGGCCAGCGACTCCGAGGTCATCCGCAAGATGCCGGTCCGCGCCCTGCTCGAATCCCTCCCCGACATCGGCAGGGTAAGGGCCCAGAAGATCCTCACCGAGCTGGGGATCTCCGACAGCCGCCGGATGCGCGGCCTCGGTATCAAGCAGCGGGAACGTCTTCTCGAACGGTTCGCGCCGCAGCGCTGA